A genome region from Deltaproteobacteria bacterium includes the following:
- a CDS encoding amidohydrolase family protein, with amino-acid sequence MAINAEVTTVPDTDYSLIDSDAHVVETERTWEFMDPEDEKYRPVLAPHPTDPHVQWWIIDGQARGLRFVTLTEEEMAERSRVQGRDLVTPIGSREDDVERRLRHMDRLGIDVQVLFHTLWTVPTTDRPEVELALCKSWNRWVADMWERGNGRLRWCTVLPLMSMDASLELLHWAHGHGAVGVAIPPILGRKLPIDPYFHPLYEEAQSLDMVIATHIGNGNQDIVDITRPAYDPNAFGLMRFRLLTAGSCEGLLESQLPLKYPGLRWAFIEAGSMWLPWMLHEAKRRSLQRGTPLPDDVLKEFNIFVTCQNDDQLGYTYECGPDNIVIGSDYGHYDGSSQMDALRVMRQRTDVDEEVKRKILNENPRRLWRL; translated from the coding sequence ATGGCCATCAATGCCGAGGTGACCACCGTGCCGGACACGGACTACAGCCTCATCGACTCCGACGCACACGTGGTGGAGACGGAGCGCACCTGGGAGTTCATGGACCCGGAGGACGAGAAGTACCGCCCGGTGCTTGCGCCCCACCCCACGGACCCGCACGTGCAGTGGTGGATCATCGACGGACAGGCCCGCGGCTTGCGGTTCGTCACCCTCACCGAGGAGGAGATGGCCGAGCGCTCCCGCGTGCAGGGCCGGGACCTCGTCACTCCCATCGGCTCGCGCGAGGACGACGTGGAGCGGCGCCTGCGCCACATGGACCGGCTGGGCATCGACGTCCAGGTGCTGTTCCACACCCTGTGGACGGTGCCCACCACCGACCGCCCCGAGGTGGAGCTGGCGCTGTGCAAAAGCTGGAACCGCTGGGTGGCGGACATGTGGGAACGGGGCAACGGACGTCTCCGGTGGTGCACGGTGCTGCCTCTGATGAGCATGGACGCCTCGCTGGAGCTGCTCCACTGGGCGCACGGACACGGCGCCGTGGGCGTGGCCATCCCGCCCATCCTCGGGCGCAAGCTGCCCATCGATCCCTACTTCCATCCGCTCTACGAGGAGGCGCAGAGTCTCGACATGGTCATCGCCACGCACATCGGCAACGGCAACCAGGACATCGTCGACATCACCAGGCCGGCCTACGACCCCAACGCCTTCGGCCTCATGCGCTTCCGCCTCCTGACCGCCGGCTCGTGCGAGGGGCTGCTGGAGAGCCAGCTTCCGCTCAAGTACCCCGGCCTGCGCTGGGCCTTCATCGAGGCCGGTTCCATGTGGCTGCCCTGGATGCTCCACGAGGCCAAGCGGCGCAGCCTGCAGCGCGGGACGCCCCTGCCCGACGACGTGCTGAAGGAGTTCAACATCTTCGTCACCTGCCAGAACGACGACCAGCTCGGCTACACGTACGAGTGCGGCCCGGACAACATCGTCATCGGCAGCGACTACGGCCACTACGACGGTTCAAGCCAGATGGACGCCCTCCGCGTCATGCGCCAGCGCACGGACGTGGACGAGGAGGTGAAGCGCAAGATCCTGAACGAGAACCCCAGGAGGCTTTGGCGGTTGTAG
- a CDS encoding ABC transporter substrate-binding protein, with the protein MAKFRIQPHGRLQEWVAEELGYFKDEGLDYEFVFGIVGQQSEKPKEVRHGALEDMKDGRACEVSSACHWMVNVAATGQHGRMWGHAYSVTPSGIFVPPESEIRKPRDLANVDIAVGYHSGSHFSALQALEPILDDSEVKLQFAGRPLDRMARLLERDVPAGNVFGAPMYVLEQQGFRKIVDTTFMIGFLLEPDSDEEDARKYFNALQRAQRDIDMEPERFRHYLLKEIPERYHELVDVRAMGVGERMVFEPYTQEVYEKTHRWIATRNLFGADTPLDEPYESAVAL; encoded by the coding sequence ATGGCAAAGTTTCGCATACAGCCGCACGGCAGGCTCCAGGAATGGGTGGCGGAGGAGTTGGGTTACTTCAAGGACGAGGGACTGGACTACGAGTTCGTCTTCGGCATCGTTGGCCAGCAGTCCGAGAAGCCCAAGGAAGTTCGTCACGGCGCCCTCGAGGACATGAAGGACGGACGCGCCTGCGAAGTCAGCTCGGCTTGTCACTGGATGGTCAACGTGGCGGCCACCGGACAGCACGGCCGCATGTGGGGACACGCCTACTCGGTGACGCCCTCGGGCATCTTCGTGCCGCCCGAGTCCGAAATCCGCAAGCCCAGGGACCTCGCCAACGTCGACATCGCCGTGGGTTATCACTCGGGCAGCCACTTCTCGGCGCTGCAGGCGCTCGAGCCGATCCTCGACGATTCCGAGGTCAAGCTGCAGTTCGCCGGCCGTCCGCTGGACCGCATGGCACGGCTGCTGGAACGGGACGTTCCCGCGGGCAACGTCTTCGGCGCACCGATGTACGTGCTGGAGCAGCAGGGGTTCCGCAAGATCGTCGACACGACGTTCATGATCGGCTTCCTGCTCGAGCCGGACTCCGACGAAGAGGACGCAAGGAAGTACTTCAACGCGTTGCAGCGCGCCCAACGCGACATCGACATGGAGCCGGAGCGCTTCCGGCACTATCTCCTGAAGGAGATTCCCGAACGCTATCACGAACTGGTGGACGTCCGTGCCATGGGCGTCGGCGAGCGCATGGTCTTCGAGCCCTACACGCAGGAAGTGTATGAGAAGACCCACCGCTGGATCGCGACGCGGAACCTCTTCGGCGCGGACACACCCCTCGACGAGCCCTACGAGTCCGCGGTGGCGCTGTAG
- a CDS encoding TRAP transporter large permease subunit, with protein sequence ATISPPFGLSLFVMKGIASPGTTMGDIYRAALPFVGLNLLVMALMILFPALVLWLPGLMN encoded by the coding sequence TGGCCACCATCTCGCCGCCCTTCGGCCTGTCGCTGTTCGTCATGAAGGGCATCGCCTCGCCCGGCACCACCATGGGCGACATCTACCGGGCCGCCCTCCCCTTCGTCGGCCTGAACCTGCTGGTGATGGCGCTGATGATCCTCTTTCCGGCCCTGGTGCTGTGGCTGCCGGGGCTGATGAACTGA
- a CDS encoding lamin tail domain-containing protein — protein MRTGLEHIWRRVFATAIFGLVLGTGYPAWGQTVFINEVHYDNAGADAEERLEIAGPAGTDMNGWKLVLYNGKNGRPYRTVSLEGAIPDQQGGYGTLSFSVNRIENGSPDGVALVNPAGEVIHFMSYEGGFTATAGPAEGLAAKDIGVRESSSTQMGHSLQLRGSGHSLADFTWHGPGQATPGLVNADQNFAAPPGETTDGGHNGAAPVEVVKESR, from the coding sequence ATGCGCACAGGTTTGGAACACATTTGGCGCCGGGTGTTCGCGACGGCGATATTCGGCTTGGTGCTGGGCACGGGGTATCCCGCATGGGGTCAGACCGTGTTCATCAACGAGGTCCACTACGACAACGCGGGCGCCGACGCGGAGGAAAGGCTGGAGATCGCCGGTCCCGCGGGCACCGACATGAACGGCTGGAAGCTGGTGCTCTACAACGGCAAGAACGGGCGGCCGTACCGCACGGTTTCCCTCGAAGGAGCGATCCCGGACCAGCAAGGGGGCTACGGCACCCTGTCGTTCTCCGTGAACCGCATCGAGAACGGCTCCCCGGACGGAGTCGCCCTGGTCAACCCGGCCGGCGAGGTGATCCACTTCATGAGCTACGAGGGCGGCTTTACCGCCACCGCCGGACCGGCGGAGGGCCTTGCCGCCAAGGACATCGGCGTGCGCGAGTCCAGTTCCACGCAGATGGGCCACTCCCTGCAGCTCAGAGGGTCGGGCCATTCCCTGGCCGACTTCACCTGGCACGGGCCCGGACAGGCCACACCCGGCCTGGTGAACGCCGACCAGAACTTCGCCGCCCCTCCGGGCGAAACCACCGATGGCGGCCACAACGGCGCCGCGCCCGTGGAGGTCGTGAAGGAAAGCCGGTGA